From Medicago truncatula cultivar Jemalong A17 chromosome 7, MtrunA17r5.0-ANR, whole genome shotgun sequence, a single genomic window includes:
- the LOC25480238 gene encoding U6 snRNA phosphodiesterase — MEALMQCYGDGSSDSDSESSPSNPTLAYAERREPLPHWATNIREPLHKACVQPLPPPPIALLHPPNFLGPQDIQIRQTTKVRSFPHVDGNYALHVYIPSAVTLDSDCNCSVSVNISSSSKKEVAAFLKKISSLHPSLCAVDVDVPLNVLCKNDEKLEQVLLGREFHISLGRTVPIRVHQIDSVVSMLKQKLQTQPFYWINFDKWEVFVNDDRTRTFLSVEVVHGGLVELQLVWVKFIKLV, encoded by the exons ATGGAGGCTTTAATGCAATGTTATGGGGATGGATCTTCTGATTCAGATTCTGAATCTTCTCCTTCCAATCCAACCTTAGCTTATGCAGAAAGACGCGAGCCCTTGCCACACTGGGCAACAAACATTCGTGAACCACTTCACAAAGCATGCGTCCAGCCCTTGCCACCACCTCCTATTGCGCTCCTTCATCCTCCAAATTTTCTTG GGCCTCAAGATATTCAGATACGCCAGACAACTAAAGTTAGGAGCTTCCCTCATGTTGATGGTAACTATGCCTTACATGTATACATACCAA GTGCAGTGACTTTGGACTCAGACTGCAATTGTTCTGTTTCAGTTAATATTTCATCTTCATCGAAAAAAGAAGTAGCCGCTTTCTTGAAGAAAATCTCATCTCTGCATCCAAGTCTTTGTGCTGTTGATGTTGATGTCCCACTTAACGTCCTCTGTAAAAATGACGAGAAGCTTGAACAAGTTTTACTAGGAAGGGAGTTTCACATAAGTTTGGGAAGAACTGTTCCAATACGAGTACATCAGATTGACTCAGTGGTCTCAATGCTAAAGCAGAAGCTTCAGACGCAACCCTT CTACTGGATCAACTTTGACAAATGGGAGGTTTTTGTTAATGATGATCGCACACGCACCTTCCTCTCAGTCGAGGTTGTTCACGGTGGGCTTGTAGAG CTGCAGCTAGTTTGGGTCAAGTTTATAAAGCTCGTTTGA